The Primulina huaijiensis isolate GDHJ02 unplaced genomic scaffold, ASM1229523v2 scaffold208268, whole genome shotgun sequence genome includes a window with the following:
- the LOC140966925 gene encoding beta-galactosidase 3-like — protein MESTSASRSFFVLCMLLFSATHISFGSVTYDRKGLIINGQKRILFSGSIHYPRSTPDMWEGLISKAKDGGLDAIDTYVFWNLHEPSPGIYNFEGRCDLVGFVKLVQRAGLYLNLRIGPYVCAEWNFGGFPVWLKYVPGISFRTDNGPFKMAMLSFTQKIVQMMKNERLFQSQGGPIILSQIENEYGFESKAFGAAGHAYMTWAAKMAVDLNTGVPWLMCKEDDAPDPVINSCNGLYCDYFSPNKPYKPTIWTEAWTGWFEDFGGPIHHRPVEDLAFAVARFIQKGGSFVNYYMYHGGTNFGRTAGGPFITTSYDYDAPIDEYGLPRQPKYDHLMELHKAIKLCEPALVASDPTVTKLGNYEQAYVFSSKSGQCAAFLSNYHWDTTATVKFNNIQYDLPPWSISILPDCRNLVFNTAKVAARTSQAQMLPTNVRTLLWETFSEDTSTTDVDSKITVFGLLEQLNVTRDASDYLWYTTSINISPAESFLHGGRKPILTVNSAGHGLHVFINGQSSGSAYGTRGNWKVTFSSDVNFHAGMNTIALLSVAVGLPNVGHRFETWSAGILGPVTIHGLDHGTWDLSRQKWSYKVGLKGEAMNLASPTQSSSTDWIQESLVANKQQPLTWYKTYFNAPLGNEPLALDLNSMGKGQVWINGQNIGRYWTAYATGTCNGCSYAGTYRQPKCQYGCGKPTQRWYHIPRSWLKPAHNLLVVFEETGGDASRISLVQRSLTYI, from the exons ATGGAGTCTACCTCAGCTTCCCGGAGCTTTTTCGTGCTCTGTATGCTTTTGTTTTCTGCTACTCATATCTCGTTTGGCAGCGTCACCTATGACAGAAAGGGCCTTATAATCAATGGCCAGAAGAGAATTCTATTTTCGGGTTCCATACATTACCCAAGAAGTACCCCGGAT ATGTGGGAAGGACTTATTTCGAAGGCTAAAGATGGAGGATTAGATGCAATAGACACCTATGTGTTTTGGAACCTCCATGAACCTTCACCAGGAATT TATAACTTTGAGGGAAGGTGTGATTTAGTTGGATTCGTGAAGTTGGTCCAGAGAGCAGGATTGTACCTAAATCTGCGTATTGGGCCTTATGTTTGTGCGGAATGGAATTTTGG TGGGTTCCCAGTTTGGTTGAAGTATGTTCCAGGCATTAGCTTCAGAACTGACAATGGGCCTTTCAAG ATGGCAATGCTAAGTTTTACTCAGAAAATTGTCCAAATGATGAAGAATGAGAGGTTGTTTCAGTCTCAAGGTGGCCCTATCATTCTCTCCCAG ATTGAAAATGAGTATGGTTTTGAGAGCAAAGCTTTTGGTGCCGCCGGTCATGCATATATGACTTGGGCAGCTAAGATGGCTGTCGACTTGAACACCGGGGTTCCATGGCTTATGTGCAAGGAGGATGATGCCCCAGATCCGGTG ATAAACTCGTGCAATGGTTTATACTGCGATTATTTTTCCCCGAACAAACCTTACAAGCCCACGATATGGACCGAGGCTTGGACTGGCTG GTTTGAAGATTTTGGTGGGCCTATTCATCACCGTCCTGTAGAAGATTTGGCATTTGCAGTTGCTAGGTTTATTCAGAAAGGAGGCTCCTTTGTAAACTACTACATG TACCACGGAGGAACAAATTTTGGAAGAACTGCTGGAGGTCCTTTCATCACTACCAGCTATGATTATGATGCTCCAATTGATGAATATG GCTTACCTAGGCAGCCGAAATATGATCATTTAATGGAGCTTCACAAGGCCATAAAGTTATGTGAGCCTGCCTTGGTTGCTTCAGATCCTACTGTAACTAAATTAGGAAACTATGAACAG GCGTATGTATTTTCTTCAAAATCAGGCCAGTGTGCTGCTTTTCTATCAAATTACCACTGGGACACAACTGCAACAGTGAAATTCAATAACATCCAATACGACTTACCACCTTGGTCGATCAGCATACTTCCCGATTGCAGAAACCTTGTTTTTAACACTGCCAAG GTTGCAGCTCGAACATCCCAAGCACAAATGTTGCCTACAAATGTTAGAACACTCTTGTGGGAGACATTCAGTGAAGACACGTCCACCACTGATGTCGATTCAAAAATCACTGTTTTTGGTCTCTTGGAGCAGTTAAATGTCACTAGAGATGCTAGTGATTATTTATGGTACACAACCAG CATCAACATTAGCCCAGCTGAATCTTTTCTACACGGAGGGCGGAAGCCAATTCTCACTGTGAATTCGGCAGGCCATGGCTTGCATGTGTTTATTAATGGACAATCATCAG GTTCAGCCTATGGAACTCGTGGAAACTGGAAAGTTACTTTCTCAAGCGATGTCAACTTTCACGCTGGAATGAATACAATTGCCTTGCTCAGCGTAGCAGTTGGATTGCCA AACGTTGGCCATCGATTTGAAACATGGAGCGCTGGAATCTTGGGACCAGTTACAATACATGGACTAGATCATGGAACGTGGGATTTATCCCGACAAAAATGGTCATACAAG GTTGGGCTGAAAGGAGAAGCCATGAACTTAGCTTCACCAACACAAAGTTCATCCACTGATTGGATACAAGAATCCTTGGTTGCAAACAAGCAACAGCCACTGACTTGGTATAAG ACTTACTTCAACGCACCATTAGGAAACGAGCCATTGGCGTTGGACCTAAATTCTATGGGCAAAGGTCAAGTGTGGATCAATGGACAGAACATCGGAAGATATTGGACTGCTTATGCTACAGGCACTTGCAATGGCTGCAGCTATGCAGGAACATATAGACAGCCTAAGTGCCAATACGGATGTGGAAAACCGACACAAAGATG GTATCACATCCCTCGGTCATGGTTGAAGCCGGCACATAATTTGTTGGTAGTTTTCGAGGAAACTGGTGGGGATGCTTCAAGAATATCTCTTGTTCAAAGATCACTTACGTATATATAG